The following coding sequences lie in one Fusarium poae strain DAOMC 252244 chromosome 1, whole genome shotgun sequence genomic window:
- a CDS encoding hypothetical protein (CAZy:AA3_2~CAZy:AA3~CAZy:AA3_3~CAZy:AA3_1), with protein sequence MTSRVIQEVSTLWIERAVIQDEYDFIIAGGGTAGLVVANRLTESGKFRVLVLEAGPDPNVVAAYKPLGGNTLITGSPIDWRFDTAPQQGLDGRILTYHRGKGLGGSSMINGFYYGRGTSTVYDLWEKRGNPGWSWDDVYPLFIKGTHFNPQNESKGFDSTYKTYNSTAYGNGPLEIAYQGYVPETSIAFMNACEAANIPIVEDYNTGNSTGVKQGTATLDKHLLRSSSYDGYLKQALSRKNLDVLYYAPVQQLLSNTDGDRPKVTGVRFMDYPTGRTHQVHASKEVVVSMGAFQSPQLLMVSGFGPSSELEKFAIEPVLVNENIGRNLNDHSVFSIMARVEDDLQFSSSQLSSDFTLLEAAQEEFYSNGTGPYTAPSGITNGFQRLSEEELFEIGAGPVVEAGLGDQSHIEYLFESTWYPSGPTPYYKQLPNESYISLTASSMVALSRGNISLKGTSMMMAPEINPNYYTHDADRAIAIRSFHYLRKILAHPALSRYTYGENNGEVSPGAAVDDDDEDAIFDYVKANTIPNWHASGTNQMLPEADGGVVDPRLRVYGVEGLRIIDCSIIPVLPDVNIVGPVFMIGEKGAELIREDWHDSGI encoded by the exons ATGACGTCCCGCGTTATCCAAGAAGTAAGCACACTAT GGATTGAAAGGGCCGTGATTCAAGACGAGTATGATTTCATCATTGCTGGAG GTGGGACAGCAGGTCTCGTGGTGGCAAATCGACTTACTGAGTCGGGGAAATTTCGAGTCCTTGTTCTCGAAGCTGGACCTGATCCAAATGTCGTTGCAGCATACAAGCCATTGGGTGGAAATACGTTGATAACAG GTTCACCCATTGATTGGAGATTCGACACAGCACCCCAGCAGGGTCTCGATGGAAGAATCCTTACCTATCATC GCGGGAAAGGATTGGGCGGGAGTAGTATGATCAATGGATTCTATTATGGGCGCGGTACATCTACTGTCTACGATCTGTGGGAGAAGAGAGGAAATCCGGGCTGGTCATGGGACGATGTCTACCCTCTCTTCATCAAG GGTACCCATTTCAACCCTCAGAATGAATCCAAGGGATTTGACAGTACTTACAAGACCTACAACAGCACCGCGTATGGGAACGGACCTCTTGAAATCGCATACCAGGGCTATGTTCCAGAAACAAGCATCGCCTTTATGAACGCCTGCGAAGCTGCCAATATTCCCATAGTTGAAGATTACAACACTGGAAATAGTACAGGCGTTAAACAGGGCACAGCCACACTTGACAAGCACCTTTTGCGCAGCTCCAGTTACGACGGGTATCTGAAACAAGCACTTAGTAGAAAGAACCTTGATGTTTTGTACTATGCGCCAGTCCAGCAACTTCTATCGAATACCGATGGCGACAGACCAAAAGTTACAGGAGTCCGCTTTATGGATTATCCTACCGGAAGAACACATCAGGTACACGCCTCCAAAGAGGTTGTTGTCTCTATGGGTGCTTTCCAGTCACCGCAACTTCTTATGGTTTCG GGGTTCGGTCCTTCGTCTGAGCTTGAAAAGTTTGCCATTGAGCCCGTTCTTGTCAACGAGAACATTGGTCGAAA CTTGAACGATCATAGTGTCTTTAGCATAATGGCGAGGGTAGAGGATGATCTCCAATTCTCGTCATCCCAATTATCATCAGACTTTACTTTGCTAGAGGCAGCTCAAGAG GAATTTTACAGCAATGGCACCGGTCCATACACGGCCCCCAGTGGAATCACTAATGGATTTCAAAGACTCTCCGAGGAAGAGCTGTTCGAGATTGGAGCAGGTCCCGTGGTAGAAGCTGGCCTCGGAGACCAATCGCATATTGAGTATCTCTTTGAATCAACATGGTATCCATCTGGACCAACACCTTACTACAAGCAACTCCCTAATGAGTCTTACATCTCATTGACGGCAAGCAGTATGGTTGCGTTATCGCGAGGTAACATCTCGCTGAAGGGTACCTCAATGATGATGGCTCCTGAGATCAACCCAAAT TATTACACCCATGACGCAGACCGAGCAATTGCCATCCGAAGCTTCCACTATCTTCGCAAGATTTTAGCCCATCCTGCCCTCTCACGGTATACCTATGGCGAAAATAATGGCGAAGTGAGCCCTGGTGCGGctgtcgatgatgatgatgaagacgccATCTTCGATTATGTCAAGGCAAACACTATTCCAAACTGGCATGCTTCTGGTACAAATCAGATGCTTCCTGAAGCCGATGGCGGTGTCGTGGATCCGCGTCTCAGAGTTTACGGTGTCGAGGGTCTTCGTATCATTGATTGCAGTATTATACCTGTATTGCCTGATGTTAACATTGTTGGACCAGTTTTTATGATTGGTGAAAAGGGAGCTGAATTGATTCGTGAGGATTGGCATGATTCAGGAATATAG